The Deinococcus sonorensis KR-87 genome includes a window with the following:
- a CDS encoding organic hydroperoxide resistance protein gives MTQTTSPSANLYTAQATAHGGRGGHVVSSDDRLDLQLSVPSEIGGDGGRGTNPEQLFAAGYAACFQGALGVVARRQKVDADGSEVTAQVGLQKAGLAFKLDVELQVRIPGVDRDTAERLVHAAHEVCPYSVATQGNVDVRLTVLD, from the coding sequence ATGACCCAGACGACCAGCCCGAGTGCCAACCTATACACCGCCCAGGCCACCGCCCACGGGGGGCGCGGCGGCCACGTCGTGAGCAGCGACGACCGGCTGGACCTGCAGCTGAGCGTGCCGAGCGAGATCGGCGGCGACGGTGGCCGCGGCACCAACCCTGAGCAGCTGTTCGCCGCCGGATACGCGGCCTGCTTTCAGGGGGCGCTGGGTGTGGTGGCGCGGCGGCAGAAGGTGGACGCCGACGGCAGCGAGGTGACGGCCCAGGTGGGGCTGCAGAAGGCCGGGCTGGCCTTCAAGCTGGACGTGGAGCTGCAGGTGCGCATTCCCGGCGTGGACCGCGACACCGCCGAGCGGCTGGTGCACGCGGCCCACGAGGTCTGCCCCTACAGCGTGGCGACCCAGGGCAATGTGGACGTGCGCCTGACCGTCCTCGACTGA
- a CDS encoding flotillin family protein: protein MDMELLVLAGLIVLGIIVVVVLIQNFLIVVPPNKVLVISGRSRVTTEGDTVGYRVIRGGRAFRVPVLEKVAWMDLNTIPLDLKIENAYSKGGIPLTIHAVANVKINANEPQLSNAIERFLDTPREALTNITRDTLEGNLRGVVATLTPEEINEDRLRFAEALIEEAEHDMGNLGIRLDTLKIQNVSDGSGYLGSIGRRKTAEVLKEARIAEAERDAEATQAEAQARQRSQVAQAISSQAVLEEQNKLEVRKTELGAVQLSRQNEAAVESELAKVRATQGFEQERAALEATLRQRTAEASRQARIIEAQQNAEAAEAEALARQRAQIAQTSAEQAILERQNEFRVRTAELNAVAASRENEARVAAERAQVVAQQQLEQERIVLNQKRYEADVVAPARAKREASLLEAQAAAAPIIEEGRAKAQAVQLLVDAFRNAGPEGERAYVLNMLPGIVEQFAASVRGMSIDKLTVIDSGNGQAARSAMQLLPANIVGMVEQVETATGVNLLSLLQGHGGTSATSGLNGAARSATTSPSAES, encoded by the coding sequence ATGGATATGGAACTGCTGGTGCTGGCGGGGCTGATCGTGCTGGGCATCATCGTGGTGGTGGTGCTGATTCAGAATTTCCTGATCGTGGTGCCGCCCAACAAGGTGCTGGTGATTTCGGGGCGCTCGCGCGTCACCACGGAGGGCGACACGGTCGGCTACCGGGTCATCCGGGGCGGGCGGGCCTTCCGGGTGCCAGTGCTGGAGAAGGTGGCCTGGATGGACCTGAACACCATTCCTCTGGACCTCAAGATTGAGAACGCCTACAGCAAGGGCGGCATTCCGCTGACCATCCACGCGGTGGCGAACGTCAAGATCAACGCCAACGAGCCGCAGCTGAGCAATGCCATTGAGCGCTTCCTGGATACCCCCAGGGAGGCGCTGACCAACATCACCCGCGACACGCTGGAAGGCAACCTGCGCGGCGTGGTGGCGACCCTGACGCCGGAGGAGATCAACGAGGACCGGCTGCGCTTTGCCGAGGCGCTGATCGAGGAAGCCGAGCACGACATGGGCAACCTGGGCATCCGGCTCGACACGTTGAAGATCCAGAACGTCTCGGACGGCAGCGGCTACCTGGGCAGCATCGGGCGGCGCAAGACGGCGGAGGTGCTCAAGGAGGCGCGCATTGCGGAGGCCGAGCGCGACGCCGAGGCGACCCAGGCCGAGGCGCAGGCGCGTCAGCGCAGTCAGGTGGCGCAGGCGATCAGCAGCCAGGCGGTGTTGGAGGAGCAGAACAAGCTGGAAGTGCGCAAGACCGAATTGGGCGCGGTGCAGCTGTCGCGCCAGAACGAGGCGGCGGTGGAGTCGGAGCTGGCCAAGGTGCGGGCTACGCAGGGTTTCGAGCAGGAGCGGGCCGCGCTGGAAGCGACCCTGCGGCAGCGCACGGCCGAGGCGAGCCGGCAGGCGCGCATCATCGAGGCGCAGCAGAACGCCGAAGCGGCCGAAGCTGAGGCGCTGGCGCGTCAGCGCGCCCAGATCGCGCAGACCAGTGCGGAGCAGGCGATTCTGGAGCGGCAGAACGAGTTCCGGGTGCGCACCGCCGAGCTGAACGCGGTGGCAGCGTCCCGGGAGAACGAGGCGCGGGTGGCCGCCGAGCGCGCCCAGGTGGTGGCGCAGCAGCAGCTGGAGCAGGAGCGGATCGTGCTGAACCAGAAGCGCTATGAGGCCGATGTGGTGGCCCCGGCGCGGGCCAAGCGCGAGGCCAGCCTGCTGGAAGCGCAGGCGGCGGCGGCCCCGATCATCGAGGAGGGGCGGGCCAAGGCGCAGGCGGTGCAGCTGCTGGTGGACGCCTTCCGCAACGCCGGGCCAGAGGGCGAGCGCGCCTACGTGTTGAACATGCTGCCGGGGATCGTGGAGCAGTTTGCCGCTTCGGTGCGCGGCATGAGCATTGACAAGCTCACGGTGATCGACTCGGGCAACGGGCAGGCGGCCCGCTCGGCGATGCAGCTGCTGCCGGCCAACATCGTGGGCATGGTGGAGCAGGTCGAGACGGCCACCGGCGTCAACCTGCTGTCGCTGCTGCAGGGCCACGGCGGGACCTCGGCGACGTCCGGGCTGAACGGCGCGGCCCGCTCCGCCACCACTTCGCCCTCAGCAGAATCGTAG
- a CDS encoding NfeD family protein has protein sequence MLTLYTLCAVVGGALLLISLLGGHDHDLGLNTDHLEAGDIASWLSLRALVSFAAFFGLGGLLAIWLRLSGPGQLLFALVAGLSVGGFTAWAFRLARLRGETATRVGSLTGRTGRVLVSPRGAAPGKALLTVAGQREEWLVQSADPLSPGDRVLVIAQERGVLDVRLWDGQ, from the coding sequence ATGCTGACGCTGTATACGCTGTGCGCGGTGGTGGGCGGCGCGCTGCTGCTGATCTCGCTGCTGGGCGGACACGATCATGATCTGGGGCTGAACACCGATCATCTGGAGGCCGGGGACATTGCCAGCTGGTTGAGCCTGCGGGCGCTGGTCAGCTTCGCGGCCTTCTTCGGGCTGGGCGGCCTGCTGGCCATCTGGCTGCGGCTTTCCGGGCCGGGCCAGCTGCTGTTTGCGCTGGTCGCGGGCCTGAGCGTGGGTGGCTTCACCGCCTGGGCCTTCCGGCTGGCGCGGCTGCGCGGCGAAACCGCCACCCGGGTCGGCAGCCTGACGGGCCGCACCGGCCGGGTGCTGGTGTCGCCGCGCGGCGCGGCCCCCGGGAAGGCGCTGCTGACCGTGGCCGGACAGCGCGAGGAGTGGCTGGTGCAGAGCGCCGACCCGCTGAGCCCGGGCGACCGGGTGCTGGTGATCGCCCAGGAGCGCGGCGTGCTGGACGTACGGCTCTGGGACGGGCAGTAG
- a CDS encoding cytochrome P450, which produces MSSTMLYAPGGSEVAASGAPARTLCCGMVPTLDLDLTDPAFVQDPYPRLSELREQTPAFWAQDRLFLTRYDDIARVLKDSRHFGRSTGHVLGRDEQPLPDPRRLHFDRFNTNHLLEAEPPKHTRLRGLVQLAFTPRRVEELQGRIQQIVAGVIADLRGRPTFDLAQDYAEPLPVTVIAELLGVPEPHRHQLRPWSAAIVRLYEVNPPDHVIEAAERAVIEFSALLRELLEKRRRVPQPDLITALAQVEDGGERLSEQELIDTCILLLNAGHEASVNGLSAGVLNLLRTGQWAQVVAAAQAGAPERTFRTIIEELLRYDTPLPLFERWVLRDTEVAGTPVRAGQKLALLYASGNRDPRKFAAPDRLQLDRDPNPHLTFGLGIHYCLGAPLARLELAASLRALALAFPDLTVQNFAYSGGFVIRGLSRLHVLT; this is translated from the coding sequence ATGTCCTCCACCATGCTGTACGCGCCCGGCGGGAGCGAAGTTGCCGCCTCCGGCGCACCGGCCCGCACACTATGCTGCGGCATGGTCCCGACCCTCGACCTTGACCTGACCGACCCCGCCTTCGTGCAGGACCCCTACCCCCGGCTGAGTGAGCTGCGAGAGCAGACGCCGGCGTTCTGGGCGCAGGACCGGCTGTTCCTGACCCGCTACGACGACATTGCCCGGGTGCTGAAGGACAGCCGCCACTTCGGGCGCTCGACTGGCCATGTGCTGGGCAGAGACGAACAGCCGCTGCCGGACCCGCGCCGCCTCCACTTCGACCGCTTCAACACCAATCACCTGCTGGAAGCCGAGCCGCCCAAGCACACCCGGCTGCGGGGGCTGGTGCAGCTGGCCTTCACGCCCCGGCGGGTCGAGGAGCTGCAGGGCCGCATCCAGCAGATCGTGGCCGGCGTGATCGCAGACCTGCGCGGGCGTCCGACCTTCGATCTGGCGCAGGACTATGCCGAACCGCTGCCGGTGACGGTGATCGCGGAGCTGCTGGGCGTGCCGGAACCGCACCGCCATCAGCTGCGGCCGTGGTCGGCGGCCATCGTGCGGCTCTACGAGGTGAATCCGCCGGATCACGTGATCGAGGCGGCGGAGCGGGCGGTGATCGAATTCTCGGCGCTGCTGAGGGAGCTGCTGGAGAAGCGCCGGCGGGTGCCGCAGCCGGACCTGATCACGGCCCTGGCCCAGGTGGAGGACGGCGGCGAGCGCCTGAGCGAGCAGGAGCTGATCGACACCTGCATCCTGCTGCTCAACGCAGGCCATGAGGCCAGCGTCAACGGGCTGAGCGCCGGGGTGCTGAACCTGCTGCGTACCGGCCAGTGGGCGCAGGTGGTGGCCGCCGCCCAGGCTGGCGCCCCGGAGCGCACGTTCCGCACCATCATCGAGGAACTGCTGCGCTACGACACGCCGTTGCCGCTGTTCGAGCGCTGGGTGCTGCGCGACACCGAGGTGGCGGGCACCCCGGTGCGTGCCGGACAGAAGCTGGCGCTGCTGTACGCCAGCGGCAACCGCGATCCCCGCAAATTCGCCGCGCCGGACCGGCTGCAGCTCGACCGCGACCCGAACCCACACCTGACCTTCGGTTTGGGCATCCATTACTGCCTGGGCGCGCCGCTGGCCCGGCTGGAACTCGCCGCCAGCCTGCGGGCGCTGGCGCTGGCCTTTCCGGATCTGACCGTGCAGAACTTCGCGTACAGCGGCGGCTTCGTGATCCGGGGGCTAAGCCGCCTGCATGTCCTGACCTGA
- a CDS encoding helix-turn-helix domain-containing protein translates to MTLREQFDTLPKLLKVCEVAEFTGTHERTVRRWIREGRLVAVESPIGIRVSRRALWRFLGLDLALTA, encoded by the coding sequence GTGACCCTGCGCGAACAGTTCGACACCCTGCCCAAACTGCTGAAGGTCTGTGAAGTTGCGGAGTTTACCGGCACCCATGAACGCACGGTGCGCCGCTGGATCCGGGAGGGCCGGCTGGTGGCGGTCGAAAGTCCCATCGGCATCCGGGTCTCGCGCCGCGCGCTGTGGCGCTTCCTGGGGCTGGATCTGGCGCTGACCGCCTGA
- a CDS encoding DUF554 domain-containing protein: MTVLSQLSGTLVNVVTVLAGTSLGLLLGGRLPERTQRTLLQTLSLVTLYIGLDMAGALNHVSGGRVPGVILSLVALALGAVIGEALGIEEGLGRLGELLRRRFRGGGRFTEGFVAASLLFCIGPLTIVGGIQNGLTGDSSSYVLKSVLDGIASLALAGVYGIGVGFSALSVLLIQGGISLASGGLAGVLLHGASPDILKTNPYVLVVTGAGGLMILGISWNLMLGGLGLDDRRVRVGSLLPGLVLAPLALWAARLIG, translated from the coding sequence GTGACTGTTCTCTCGCAGCTGTCCGGGACCCTCGTCAATGTCGTGACTGTGCTGGCCGGCACCAGCCTGGGCCTGCTGCTGGGCGGGCGACTGCCGGAACGCACCCAGCGCACCCTGCTTCAGACGCTCAGCCTCGTCACGCTGTACATCGGCCTCGACATGGCCGGCGCGCTGAACCACGTGTCGGGCGGGCGGGTGCCGGGCGTGATCCTGAGCCTTGTGGCGCTGGCGCTGGGCGCGGTGATCGGAGAAGCGCTGGGCATCGAGGAGGGGCTGGGGCGGCTCGGTGAGCTGCTGCGGCGGCGCTTCCGCGGCGGGGGCCGCTTCACCGAAGGGTTCGTGGCCGCCAGCCTGCTGTTCTGCATCGGCCCGCTGACCATCGTGGGCGGTATCCAGAACGGCCTGACCGGCGACAGCAGCAGCTATGTGCTCAAGAGCGTGCTGGACGGCATCGCCTCGCTGGCGCTCGCCGGGGTGTACGGCATCGGAGTGGGCTTCAGCGCCCTGAGCGTGCTGCTGATCCAGGGCGGCATCAGCCTCGCGTCTGGTGGGCTGGCGGGGGTACTGCTGCACGGGGCCAGCCCGGACATCCTCAAAACCAACCCCTACGTGCTGGTGGTGACCGGGGCGGGCGGCCTGATGATTCTGGGCATCAGCTGGAACCTGATGCTGGGCGGGCTGGGCCTGGACGACCGCCGGGTGCGGGTGGGCAGCCTGCTGCCGGGGCTGGTGCTGGCTCCACTGGCCCTGTGGGCGGCCCGCCTGATCGGCTGA
- a CDS encoding aminopeptidase, which yields MTSAREQYEAFQARGLKLNIERGQPSDQDFDLSRGLLSALNDQDTHTETGLDLRNYPGGVAGLPEARALFGSMLGVKAANTIVWNNASLELQAHVLTWALLKGLPASSGPWVQQRPQMIVTVPGYDRHFLLLQTLGFELLTVQMQSDGPDLDAVERLAAGSDRVKGILFVPTYSNPGGQSISEEKARRLSALQAAAPDFTIFADDAYRVHHLYPDDRDVAVNFVQLCADAGHPDRAYVFASTSKITFAGAGLGFVATSEANVTALSVWLNAQSIGPNKVEQQRHVQFLKRYPGGVDALMAAHAEIIRPKFEAVNEALKEALGDSGLARWTSPRGGYFISLDTTYPVAQRVVELAAQAGVSLTPAGATYPGKQDPNGSNIRLAPTRPPVAEVREAMQVVAACIRLASEEYLAKQ from the coding sequence ATGACGAGCGCACGCGAGCAGTACGAGGCCTTCCAGGCGCGTGGCCTGAAGCTGAACATCGAGCGCGGCCAGCCGAGCGACCAGGACTTTGACCTGTCGCGCGGCCTGCTATCGGCCCTGAACGACCAGGACACCCACACCGAGACCGGGCTGGATCTGCGCAACTACCCGGGCGGCGTGGCCGGGCTGCCGGAGGCGCGCGCCCTGTTCGGCTCCATGCTGGGAGTGAAGGCCGCCAACACGATCGTCTGGAACAACGCCAGCCTGGAACTGCAGGCCCACGTGCTGACCTGGGCGCTGCTGAAAGGCCTGCCGGCCAGCAGCGGCCCGTGGGTGCAGCAGCGGCCACAGATGATTGTGACGGTGCCCGGGTACGACCGGCACTTCCTGCTGCTGCAGACGCTGGGCTTCGAGCTGCTGACGGTGCAGATGCAGTCGGACGGCCCGGATCTGGACGCCGTGGAGCGGCTGGCGGCGGGGAGCGACCGCGTCAAGGGCATCCTGTTCGTGCCCACCTACAGCAATCCGGGCGGGCAGAGCATCAGCGAGGAGAAGGCGCGGCGGCTCTCGGCGCTGCAGGCCGCTGCGCCCGACTTCACCATCTTCGCCGACGACGCCTACCGCGTCCATCACCTGTACCCGGACGACCGCGACGTGGCCGTGAACTTCGTGCAGCTGTGCGCCGACGCTGGCCACCCGGACCGCGCCTACGTGTTCGCTTCCACCAGCAAGATCACCTTCGCGGGCGCGGGGCTGGGCTTCGTGGCCACCAGCGAGGCCAACGTGACGGCGCTGAGCGTGTGGCTCAACGCCCAGAGCATCGGCCCCAACAAGGTGGAGCAGCAGCGGCACGTGCAGTTCCTGAAGCGCTACCCGGGCGGTGTGGACGCGCTGATGGCCGCGCACGCCGAGATCATCCGGCCCAAGTTTGAGGCGGTCAATGAGGCGCTGAAGGAGGCGCTGGGCGACAGCGGCCTGGCACGCTGGACCAGCCCCAGGGGCGGGTATTTCATCAGCCTGGACACCACCTACCCGGTGGCGCAGCGGGTGGTGGAACTGGCGGCCCAGGCGGGCGTGAGCCTGACGCCCGCGGGCGCGACCTACCCCGGCAAGCAGGACCCGAACGGCAGCAACATCCGGCTGGCCCCCACCCGCCCGCCGGTGGCAGAGGTGCGGGAGGCGATGCAGGTGGTGGCCGCCTGCATCCGGCTGGCTTCCGAGGAGTATCTGGCGAAGCAGTAA
- a CDS encoding menaquinone biosynthesis decarboxylase produces the protein MAFPDLQSFMQQLEARGELLRVSTPVSRELEITEIADRLVKHGGPAVLFEQVKDSPFPLVIGLMGTRERTAQALGLETLDQLAQQVRDLIDLKAGNGLGGLLSNIPKLRDAMNLPPRRVRRGAVQEVVWRGDEVDLHQLPVLKCWPQDGGPFVTLPLVITRDPETGERNMGMYRMQVMGRNVTGMHWQRHKTGTRHLEKAKRLGVRLPVAVALGGDPALIYAATAPLPPIPGLDEFALAGYLRGQRYPVVKGVTVDLDVPANAEFILEGYVDPQEEWAMEGPFGDHTGFYTLPDLYPRFHVTAITMRRTPVYPATIVGRPPMEDAYLIEASERLFLPAAQMILPEITDYHMPPAGVAHNLVFVSIKKRFPGEAYKVASGLLGLGQMMFAKVIVVVDDGVPVQDFAAVWQTVARQAVPGRDTLTGRGPIDALDHSSRTWSYGGKLIIDATRKLPEELGQAVGSREGQHEEQEAGAELSPAEPAYTDQLDGVTAQHRPAETPGYWAVQVTKTRPFQSREIGEQLAQHPAADGVRHLLLVDELTDVQDLQDVWWTILNNIDPERDVWVSHGRLVWDGTRKLPEEGFVRAWPPKISMDQATRDRVDARWHLYGLPERWR, from the coding sequence ATGGCCTTTCCCGACTTGCAGTCGTTCATGCAGCAGCTGGAGGCGCGCGGGGAACTGCTGCGCGTCAGTACCCCGGTCAGCCGCGAGCTGGAAATCACCGAGATCGCCGACCGGCTGGTGAAACACGGCGGCCCGGCCGTGCTGTTCGAACAGGTGAAAGACAGTCCTTTTCCGCTGGTGATCGGGCTGATGGGCACCCGTGAACGCACGGCCCAGGCACTGGGGCTGGAGACGCTGGATCAGCTGGCCCAGCAGGTCCGCGACCTGATTGACCTGAAAGCCGGAAACGGGCTGGGCGGGCTGCTCAGCAACATTCCCAAGCTGCGCGACGCGATGAACCTGCCGCCGCGCCGGGTGCGCCGGGGTGCGGTGCAGGAGGTCGTCTGGCGCGGCGACGAGGTGGACTTGCATCAGCTGCCGGTGCTGAAATGCTGGCCGCAGGACGGCGGGCCCTTCGTGACGCTGCCGCTGGTCATCACCCGCGACCCGGAGACCGGCGAGCGCAACATGGGCATGTACCGCATGCAGGTGATGGGGCGCAATGTGACGGGTATGCACTGGCAGCGTCACAAGACCGGGACCCGGCACCTGGAGAAGGCGAAGCGGCTGGGCGTACGCCTGCCCGTGGCGGTCGCCCTGGGCGGCGACCCGGCTTTGATTTATGCAGCCACCGCGCCGCTGCCTCCCATTCCCGGCCTGGATGAATTCGCGCTGGCCGGCTACCTGCGCGGTCAGCGCTATCCGGTGGTGAAAGGCGTCACGGTGGACCTGGACGTGCCGGCCAACGCCGAGTTCATTCTGGAGGGCTACGTGGACCCGCAGGAGGAGTGGGCGATGGAGGGACCGTTCGGAGACCACACCGGCTTCTACACCCTGCCGGACCTGTACCCGCGCTTTCACGTCACGGCCATCACCATGCGCCGCACCCCGGTGTACCCGGCCACCATCGTGGGCCGCCCGCCGATGGAGGACGCCTACCTGATCGAGGCGTCCGAGCGGCTGTTCCTGCCGGCCGCGCAGATGATCCTGCCGGAGATCACCGACTACCACATGCCGCCCGCCGGGGTGGCACACAACCTGGTGTTCGTGAGCATCAAGAAGCGCTTTCCTGGCGAGGCCTACAAGGTGGCCAGCGGCCTGCTGGGGCTCGGGCAGATGATGTTCGCCAAGGTGATCGTGGTGGTGGACGACGGGGTGCCGGTGCAGGACTTTGCCGCCGTGTGGCAGACGGTGGCCCGGCAGGCGGTGCCGGGTCGCGACACGCTGACCGGCCGCGGCCCGATTGACGCCCTCGACCACAGCAGCCGCACCTGGAGTTACGGTGGAAAGCTGATCATCGACGCGACCCGGAAGCTGCCCGAGGAGCTGGGGCAGGCGGTGGGGTCCCGGGAGGGGCAGCACGAGGAGCAGGAAGCGGGTGCAGAGCTGTCACCCGCTGAACCGGCCTACACCGATCAGCTGGACGGCGTGACGGCCCAGCACCGGCCTGCCGAGACGCCCGGGTACTGGGCCGTGCAGGTGACCAAGACCCGGCCCTTTCAGAGCCGGGAGATCGGGGAGCAGCTGGCACAACATCCGGCGGCCGACGGCGTGCGTCACCTGCTGCTGGTGGACGAACTCACCGACGTTCAAGACCTGCAGGACGTGTGGTGGACCATCCTGAACAACATCGATCCGGAGCGTGACGTGTGGGTGAGCCACGGGCGCCTCGTCTGGGACGGCACCCGCAAGCTGCCGGAGGAGGGGTTCGTGCGCGCGTGGCCACCCAAGATCAGCATGGATCAGGCCACCCGCGACCGGGTGGACGCCCGCTGGCACCTGTACGGCCTGCCGGAACGCTGGCGCTAA
- a CDS encoding cupin domain-containing protein produces MTTSSGNSQTEQPLARGERVGLRMWQGEQPGTDKDTHASPYETVGYVLQGRAELTVNGQTQTLAEGDSYLVPAGAPHTYRILETFSALEATSPPAEQ; encoded by the coding sequence ATGACCACCTCATCTGGCAATTCCCAGACCGAACAGCCTCTCGCACGCGGCGAGCGTGTCGGCCTGCGCATGTGGCAGGGCGAGCAGCCCGGCACCGACAAGGACACGCACGCCAGCCCCTACGAGACGGTGGGCTACGTGCTGCAGGGCCGCGCCGAACTGACCGTCAACGGCCAGACGCAGACCCTTGCGGAGGGCGACAGCTACCTGGTGCCGGCCGGCGCCCCGCACACCTACCGTATCCTGGAAACCTTCAGCGCGCTGGAAGCCACCAGCCCCCCCGCCGAGCAGTAA
- a CDS encoding YbaB/EbfC family nucleoid-associated protein yields the protein MDMKKLMKQMQQAQAAAGKIQEQLAAQMVEGAASGLVTVTANGHGKVQAIHIKPEAIDPSDPEALEDLILVAIQDAESKADALQRQATQSLGLPGGMF from the coding sequence ATGGACATGAAGAAACTGATGAAGCAGATGCAACAGGCCCAGGCCGCTGCCGGCAAGATCCAGGAACAGCTGGCCGCCCAGATGGTGGAGGGCGCGGCCAGCGGTCTGGTGACCGTGACCGCCAACGGCCACGGCAAGGTCCAGGCGATTCACATCAAGCCGGAGGCCATTGACCCCAGCGACCCGGAAGCGCTTGAAGACCTGATCCTGGTCGCCATTCAGGACGCTGAGAGCAAGGCCGACGCGCTGCAGCGGCAGGCCACCCAGTCGCTGGGGCTGCCCGGCGGCATGTTCTGA
- the recR gene encoding recombination mediator RecR → MKYPPSLVALIRELSRLPGIGPKSAQRLAFHLFEQPREDIERLSSALLEAKRDLHTCPICFNITDADVCDVCSDPSRDRTLICVVEEPGDVIAIERSGEYQGLYHVLHGVISPMNGVGPERLYIKPLLPRLSEAREVILATGTTVEGEATALYLQRLIEPLGVTVSRIAYGLPVGGALEYADEVTLGRALSGRQTIANRGPAK, encoded by the coding sequence ATGAAGTACCCACCGAGCCTCGTGGCCCTGATCCGCGAACTGTCCCGGCTGCCGGGCATCGGCCCCAAGAGTGCCCAGCGGCTGGCCTTTCACCTGTTTGAGCAGCCGCGCGAGGACATCGAGCGCCTGTCCAGCGCCCTGCTGGAAGCCAAGCGGGACCTGCACACCTGCCCGATCTGCTTCAACATCACCGACGCCGACGTGTGCGACGTGTGCAGCGATCCCAGCCGCGACCGGACGCTGATCTGCGTGGTTGAGGAGCCGGGCGACGTGATCGCCATCGAGCGCAGCGGCGAGTACCAGGGGCTGTATCACGTGCTGCACGGCGTAATCTCACCCATGAACGGTGTGGGGCCGGAGCGGCTGTACATCAAGCCGCTGCTGCCGCGCCTGAGTGAGGCCCGCGAGGTCATCCTGGCCACCGGCACCACCGTGGAGGGCGAGGCCACCGCGCTGTATCTGCAGCGGCTGATCGAGCCGCTGGGCGTGACTGTCTCGCGCATCGCCTATGGTCTGCCGGTGGGCGGCGCGCTGGAATACGCCGACGAGGTCACGCTGGGCCGCGCCCTCTCGGGACGGCAGACCATCGCCAATCGGGGTCCGGCCAAGTAA
- a CDS encoding roadblock/LC7 domain-containing protein, translating into MLSTLKQLITDVDGAWAAAISGLDGLLVESHSATDVDLSLLVAEHAGLMRATSQAYSQTLSGGQTRELYIRAERLSIYLHPVGQEYFLMLAIDGRSNLGQARLYGRDAAHRLEAEL; encoded by the coding sequence ATGCTGTCAACACTCAAGCAACTGATCACGGACGTTGATGGCGCCTGGGCTGCGGCCATCAGCGGTCTGGACGGCCTGCTGGTCGAAAGCCACTCCGCCACCGACGTGGACCTGAGCCTGCTGGTGGCCGAGCACGCCGGCCTGATGCGGGCGACCTCGCAGGCTTACAGCCAGACGCTGTCGGGCGGTCAGACCCGCGAACTGTACATCCGCGCCGAGCGGCTGAGCATCTATCTGCATCCGGTGGGTCAGGAGTACTTCCTGATGCTGGCCATCGACGGTCGCAGCAACCTGGGGCAGGCGCGGCTGTACGGCCGTGACGCCGCCCACCGGCTGGAGGCAGAACTGTGA
- a CDS encoding roadblock/LC7 domain-containing protein, whose product MRLDPLMSIPGVRSSALVGEDGLPVEMLGEGGDLLAAELASMRQLMDRGGRRMGLGRLSRLTFASDLAEVIALASGQFTVGVSLIRGSDSRLAQQQLARIAGSLATPGQGLPDVRPVGGER is encoded by the coding sequence GTGAGGCTTGATCCCCTGATGAGCATTCCCGGCGTGCGGTCCAGCGCGCTGGTGGGTGAGGACGGCCTGCCGGTCGAGATGCTCGGCGAGGGCGGCGACCTGCTGGCCGCCGAACTCGCCTCGATGCGGCAGCTGATGGACCGGGGCGGCCGCCGCATGGGCCTGGGACGCTTGAGCCGCCTGACCTTCGCCAGCGATCTGGCCGAGGTGATCGCGCTGGCCAGCGGCCAGTTCACCGTTGGCGTCTCGCTGATCCGGGGCAGCGACAGCCGCCTGGCGCAGCAGCAGCTGGCCCGCATCGCGGGCTCGCTGGCCACGCCGGGCCAGGGGCTGCCGGATGTTCGTCCGGTGGGCGGAGAACGGTGA
- a CDS encoding roadblock/LC7 domain-containing protein — protein sequence MLEPLLQVRGVRQAALLNAAGAVLEAVGDDPDASVAQAGRAVAGSLISMLGGELQDLLIDLDGGPVLLTPHGDRTLMTTFDDVASLGRVRFAIKRLLPDLK from the coding sequence ATGCTGGAACCGCTGCTGCAGGTGCGTGGCGTGCGTCAGGCGGCGCTGCTCAACGCGGCTGGCGCGGTGCTGGAGGCGGTGGGCGACGACCCGGACGCCAGCGTGGCCCAGGCGGGCCGGGCCGTGGCCGGCAGCCTGATCAGCATGCTGGGCGGCGAACTGCAGGACCTGCTGATCGACCTGGACGGCGGCCCGGTGCTGCTCACTCCCCACGGCGACCGCACCCTGATGACCACCTTCGACGACGTGGCCAGCCTGGGCCGCGTGCGCTTCGCCATCAAACGGCTGCTGCCGGACCTGAAATAA